One region of Salvia miltiorrhiza cultivar Shanhuang (shh) chromosome 3, IMPLAD_Smil_shh, whole genome shotgun sequence genomic DNA includes:
- the LOC131018200 gene encoding F-box/kelch-repeat protein At3g23880-like, with product MNEPANPTSLSPLDAPTNIGTLLMRFLIVGCCNGLLCILDKPSEIHLWNPSTGISKKLPEISNVGSVGDFGFGWVESSGEYKVFVSVLDNYQLKWAGKLYSSKTKSWKTIQHCKDLCTYRCEEGVFVGGKLYWTNYKGYKQVITFLDLKSEVFGRTELPIDQEYRAKKLLGVLGGCLCALHFNHYCCGTVVKVWVMKQSWEKVVTLSHLLELLQPAPLVEGPNGEILVNCVSTLLVFDRQDNVFRCPKVCCDYRSTHVYVESLVSPEDL from the coding sequence ATGAATGAGCCAGCAAATCCTACCTCTTTATCTCCTTTAGATGCTCCAACGAATATTGGTACATTATTGATGCGATTTCTAATTGTGGGGTGCTGTAATGGGCTGCTCTGCATTCTCGACAAACCAAGTGAAATTCACTTGTGGAATCCATCCACAGGAATCTCCAAGAAACTGCCAGAAATTTCTAATGTCGGCTCTGTTGGTGATTTTGGATTCGGTTGGGTTGAATCGAGTGGTGAGTACAAGGTGTTTGTGAGTGTGCTTGATAATTACCAGTTGAAGTGGGCCGGTAAACTTTATAGTTCAAAGacaaaatcatggaaaacaaTACAGCACTGCAAGGATTTATGTACATATCGTTGCGAAGAGGGTGTGTTTGTAGGTGGGAAGCTTTACTGGACGAATTATAAAGGATATAAACAAGTTATTACTTTCTTAGACTTGAAGAGTGAGGTGTTTGGAAGGACTGAGCTTCCCATTGATCAAGAGTATCGCGCTAAAAAGTTATTGGGTGTTCTTGGTGGTTGCCTTTGCGCGCTACATTTTAATCATTATTGTTGTGGAACAGTCGTTAAAGTTTGGGTTATGAAGCAGTCTTGGGAGAAAGTGGTGACTCTTTCTCATCTTCTTGAGCTTCTTCAACCAGCACCATTGGTGGAGGGTCCAAACGGTGAGATTTTGGTAAATTGTGTATCCACTTTGTTGGTTTTTGATCGCCAGGATAATGTGTTCCGTTGTCCCAAGGTTTGTTGCGATTACCGTTCAACTCATGTCTATGTTGAAAGTTTAGTCTCGCCAGAAGATTTATGA
- the LOC131018201 gene encoding putative disease resistance RPP13-like protein 3, translating to MESIKEYVINSMLFSEGKIADLPWINPNATVLAATTDATITVPMTLIDSWGDDVEGNAEGTGDEAGDQVHECATMVPISWTEMQQVKLSIEKLRRSTSSENRIPTWDIGGWAFVMAPHRAIHPSNGPGHDGRMGRRGREFPGQRPTHVDPNGLGPLRGSRVPKSKLFSCFGYKSRERYGIKDLGEAAKSASRWEVESRRRLCPWQKDEHLVGVEDDVKKLLKESILCEEKKGLSIAVLEGMGGIGKSTLAREIYNHPHVVAAPFDCRGWVVVSSEFTPQETIKQLILELPGSDKQKVRELEESTKDKLYLLQKLKEMLHKQLEGKSYFIVLDDVWEKEHLESLITAFPNQQDKASRLLVTTRNKIITKYDQYVHNMSLLDSKKSWELLLKKAFVGSTIGKCPEEFESVGTEILQKCDGLPLAISVVGGLLRQTQTKNGWEQVLTQLNSYLGRTESDVSTILELSYQNLSPQLKSCFLCLAFFKEDFTIRTKRLVKLWDAQGLIQQEGSRSIDEIGRGYLNELINRSMVQIQDLHVNDQVKSCHIHDLVRDVCLRKAKEEIGLEIVKGKGGISSESSYKPRHRVVYAKNLETSSSNQNKHVRSLFLLSVHDYYSYITTPSDYWKGYQLLKTVELDATAFKRFPNSFRLLIGLKCLRIYSYHGGFVELPCWFDHLRNLEVVDMKSCFVFFPRLVSLKMDKLRYFISAAIRRGPTNKNMWNKNIECLRE from the exons ATGGAGTCTATAAAGGAATATGTTATTAATAGCATGTTATTCAGTGAGGGGAAAATTGCCGACCTTCCTTGGATAAATCCGAATGCTACTGTCTTGGCTGCCACCACAGATGCCACGATCACAGTCCCAATGACTCTAATTGATTCTT GGGGAGATGATGTTGAGGGTAATGCTGAAGGAACTGGGGACGAAGCAGGAGACCAAGTCCATGAAT GTGCAACAATGGTTCCTATAAGCTGGACAGAGATGCAGCAGGTCAAACTGAGCATAGAAAAGTTGCGAAGATCGACGTCGTCTGAAAATAGGATCCCAACTTGGGATATTGGTGGATGGGCTTTTGTGATGGCACCCCACCGAGCTATTCACCCATCTAACGGACCGGGCCACGATGGTCGAATGGGGCGGCGAGGTCGTGAGTTCCCGGGCCAACGACCAACACACGTCGACCCAAATGGGCTCGGGCCATTACGCGGAAGCCGGGTTCCGAAAAGCAAGCTATTTTC TTGTTTTGGTTACAAAAGCCGCGAGAGGTATGGGATCAAGGATCTCGGAGAGGCAGCCAAGTCGGCATCGAGATGGGAAGTTGAATCGCGGCGGCGGTTGTGTCCTTGGCAAAAGGACGAACATCTGGTGGGCGTTGAAGATGATGTGAAAAAGCTGCTGAAAGAATCGATTCTGTGTGAGGAGAAGAAAGGGCTTTCCATTGCGGTGTTAGAGGGCATGGGTGGGATCGGGAAATCGACACTTGCCCGGGAAATATACAACCACCCCCATGTCGTTGCTGCTCCATTCGACTGCCGTGGTTGGGTTGTGGTGTCGAGTGAATTTACACCACAAGAGACCATCAAGCAGCTTATCTTGGAGCTGCCGGGCTCTGACAAACAAAAGGTGCGTGAATTGGAGGAGTCAACCAAGGACAAGCTATATCTCCTACAAAAGCTTAAAGAAATGCTTCATAAGCAATTGGAGGGCAAATCATATTTCATAGTTCTCGATGATGTTTGGGAGAAGGAACATTTGGAATCTCTCATCACTGCTTTCCCAAATCAACAAG ATAAAGCAAGTAGATTGTTGGTTACCACCCGCAACAAGATTATCACAAAGTATGATCAATACGTCCACAATATGAGTCTCTTAGACTCCAAAAAAAGCTGGGAATTGTTGTTGAAGAAGGCATTCGTTGGCAGCACAATTGGCAAATGTCCAGAAGAATTTGAGAGTGTGGGCACAGAAATCTTGCAAAAATGCGATGGTCTACCATTAGCTATCAGCGTGGTAGGAGGCTTACTCAGGCAAACACAAACCAAGAATGGATGGGAACAAGTTCTTACCCAATTAAACTCTTATTTGGGAAGGACCGAAAGCGACGTATCAACAATTTTGGAGTTGAGTTATCAGAACTTGTCTCCCCAACTAAAATCATGCTTCTTGTGCCTAGCCTTTTTCAAAGAAGACTTTACTATCCGAACAAAAAGGCTAGTAAAGCTATGGGATGCACAAGGCTTGATCCAACAGGAAGGAAGTAGAAGTATTGATGAGATAGGAAGAGGTTATTTAAATGAGCTAATCAATCGAAGCATGGTTCAAATTCAAGATCTACACGTCAATGATCAAGTCAAAAGTTGTCACATCCATGATCTTGTCCGTGACGTTTGCTTAAGAAAAGCAAAGGAGGAAATAGGTCTGGAGATAGTAAAGGGGAAGGGAGGGATTTCATCAGAATCATCCTATAAGCCTCGCCATCGTGTTGTCTATGCCAAAAATCTTGAGACTTCCTCGTCGAATCAAAATAAGCATGTACGCTCTCTTTTCCTACTTAGCGTCCATGATTATTATAGTTATATAACCACTCCATCTGATTACTGGAAGGGCTATCAACTCCTTAAGACAGTCGAGCTTGACGCTACTGCCTTCAAAAGATTTCCCAACTCTTTTCGGTTATTGATTGGATTGAAGTGCTTGAGAATATACTCATATCATGGAGGCTTCGTAGAACTCCCATGTTGGTTTGATCATCTTAGAAACCTCGAGGTTGTTGACATGAAATCGTGCTTCGTATTTTTCCCAAGACTTGTTTCATTGAAAATGGACAAGCTACGTTACTTCATCAGCGCAGCTATTCGCCGTGGACCGACAAATAAAAACATGTGgaataaaaatattgagtgtTTGAGAGAATAA